In Chloracidobacterium sp., one genomic interval encodes:
- a CDS encoding acyltransferase — protein MYENDHNPLAWIRGLETGNVTIEDDVWIGPFCVIDGQYDKLFIGRGVNVSSGCQITTHDTVKRCVTGRRYSNIDHAPIRIEEYVYIGSNAVVLKGAIIGHHSVIAAGAVVMENAVIPPYSLVAGVPGVVKKNISESVKSWSDDEDPIQ, from the coding sequence AAAATGACCACAATCCGTTAGCGTGGATCCGCGGACTTGAAACGGGGAACGTTACCATCGAAGATGACGTTTGGATCGGACCTTTCTGTGTGATCGACGGGCAATACGATAAGCTTTTTATTGGCCGCGGCGTGAATGTCTCTTCGGGGTGCCAGATAACGACTCACGATACGGTGAAGCGATGTGTAACGGGCCGTCGTTACAGCAATATCGATCATGCTCCGATACGGATCGAGGAATACGTATATATCGGCAGCAACGCGGTCGTGTTAAAAGGAGCTATCATCGGGCACCATTCGGTAATAGCCGCCGGTGCGGTTGTAATGGAGAATGCAGTGATACCGCCGTACAGTCTTGTTGCAGGCGTGCCGGGCGTGGTCAAAAAGAACATTTCTGAAAGTGTTAAGAGTTGGTCAGACGATGAAGATCCCATTCAATAA